The Verrucomicrobiota bacterium genome contains a region encoding:
- a CDS encoding tetratricopeptide repeat protein, with amino-acid sequence MKKLILLLFTLTTYGCSPQKSSEAQMKIISGKHGDYAIVKGQSDDELFQEAEKYMVGYGRKSDINKAVTIYSELANKGYTPAQMKLYDYLPEGFHSIVLNTKEIQDYIMSLDNNQLTPLQMYNMAVLSNYAETKEKDEKKSFEWMLKAAEAGYATAQYRLGIYYALGIGVPEDKKKAFLWYKKAAMSSHAEAQFTLSQYYRFGTVTDKNLENAFYWLKKSAMKGYVYAEVDYAKELVKRDKTGKEEESIQWFMKAAQKGDSEALFILAGYYIVGEKVKEDRQLAFKLLLSSAMLGYMNAQRSVGDLYLAGVTGVKDQKNAIYWYQKAAEQGDEHSKAKLDELIPQQKPEAKKNN; translated from the coding sequence ATGAAAAAACTGATACTACTCTTGTTCACTCTAACTACCTACGGCTGTTCACCACAAAAGTCATCTGAAGCCCAGATGAAGATCATCTCTGGCAAGCACGGGGATTATGCGATCGTGAAAGGTCAAAGTGATGATGAATTATTTCAGGAGGCTGAAAAATACATGGTGGGATACGGGAGAAAAAGTGACATAAATAAAGCCGTTACGATCTATTCTGAATTAGCAAATAAGGGCTATACGCCAGCGCAAATGAAACTGTATGATTATTTACCTGAAGGGTTTCACTCAATTGTTCTGAATACTAAGGAAATTCAGGATTATATAATGAGTTTAGATAATAATCAATTAACACCACTGCAGATGTATAACATGGCTGTTCTCTCTAATTACGCAGAAACAAAAGAGAAGGATGAAAAGAAAAGCTTTGAATGGATGTTAAAAGCCGCTGAAGCAGGATATGCTACGGCTCAATATCGATTGGGTATTTATTATGCATTAGGAATTGGTGTTCCAGAGGACAAGAAGAAGGCATTTTTATGGTATAAAAAGGCAGCTATGAGTAGTCATGCAGAAGCGCAATTCACATTAAGTCAATATTATCGTTTTGGTACGGTAACAGATAAAAATTTAGAAAATGCCTTCTATTGGCTCAAAAAGTCTGCAATGAAAGGATATGTTTACGCAGAGGTGGACTATGCCAAAGAATTGGTCAAGCGAGACAAAACAGGCAAAGAGGAAGAGTCCATTCAATGGTTTATGAAGGCGGCACAAAAAGGGGATTCCGAAGCATTGTTTATTTTAGCTGGATATTATATTGTAGGAGAAAAAGTTAAAGAAGATCGTCAATTAGCCTTTAAACTTTTATTAAGTTCTGCAATGTTGGGCTACATGAATGCCCAAAGGTCAGTGGGGGATTTGTATTTGGCAGGGGTCACCGGGGTCAAAGATCAAAAGAACGCCATCTATTGGTATCAAAAGGCAGCGGAACAGGGGGATGAGCACTCAAAAGCCAAACTAGATGAGCTAATTCCGCAACAGAAACCGGAGGCTAAAAAGAACAACTAA